The following are encoded in a window of Methanomassiliicoccales archaeon genomic DNA:
- a CDS encoding 2-oxoacid:acceptor oxidoreductase subunit alpha yields MQGNEACVEAAIYAGLRFYAGYPITPSTEVGEGLAARLPEEGGVFIQMEDEIASISAIIGASWTGAKSMTATSGPGFSLMQESIGYASMTETPLVIVDAMRGGPSTGLPTMPAQGDVMQARYGSHGDYPIIALAASTVQDMFDLTIRAFNLTEKYRVPVILLSDAEVGHMRGKSTVPTSIEVIDRAIRSDKVWHDGFAYDESLVPKFPVFGSGSRVHVTGLSHDVAGYPSNDPEVHEDLVRRLNDKVTKHEDDICRVETIRPNSRRMLVTYGSPALAAHEVLRSDPETGMVNLKTIWPFPERLLRQAISGTEDVIVVEMNLGQAYREVERVACAEGRIKTRLLSKVGGEVTTPSEIVKFLGKGG; encoded by the coding sequence ATGCAGGGGAACGAGGCCTGTGTCGAGGCGGCCATCTATGCCGGATTGCGTTTCTACGCTGGCTATCCGATAACCCCATCCACGGAGGTGGGAGAGGGGCTGGCAGCCAGGCTTCCTGAGGAGGGAGGGGTGTTCATCCAGATGGAGGACGAGATCGCCTCCATATCTGCGATTATCGGCGCTTCCTGGACCGGCGCCAAGTCCATGACGGCGACCTCTGGACCAGGGTTCTCCCTCATGCAGGAGAGCATCGGCTATGCCTCCATGACCGAGACGCCGTTGGTCATCGTGGACGCCATGCGAGGAGGGCCTTCCACGGGCCTGCCGACCATGCCCGCCCAGGGGGATGTCATGCAGGCGCGCTACGGCTCGCACGGGGACTATCCGATCATCGCTCTGGCAGCCTCCACCGTACAGGACATGTTCGACCTCACTATCCGGGCCTTCAACCTGACCGAGAAGTATCGAGTGCCCGTCATCCTCCTGTCAGATGCGGAGGTGGGACACATGAGAGGCAAGTCCACCGTTCCCACCTCGATCGAGGTCATCGACCGAGCCATCCGTTCGGATAAGGTCTGGCACGATGGTTTCGCCTATGACGAGAGCCTGGTGCCCAAGTTCCCCGTCTTTGGCAGTGGGTCGAGGGTCCATGTCACTGGACTTTCGCACGATGTGGCAGGATATCCGAGCAACGATCCGGAGGTGCACGAGGATCTCGTCCGCCGATTGAACGACAAGGTCACGAAGCACGAGGATGACATCTGCCGAGTGGAGACCATCCGCCCCAATTCCAGGAGAATGCTCGTGACCTATGGCTCTCCAGCCTTGGCCGCGCACGAGGTCCTGCGTTCCGATCCTGAAACCGGGATGGTGAACCTGAAGACCATCTGGCCATTCCCCGAGCGGCTATTGCGCCAGGCGATATCCGGGACAGAGGATGTCATCGTGGTGGAGATGAACCTCGGCCAAGCGTACCGGGAGGTGGAGAGAGTGGCCTGCGCCGAAGGACGCATCAAGACCAGGTTGCTTTCCAAAGTGGGAGGAGAAGTGACCACGCCATCGGAGATCGTGAAATTCCTCGGCAAGGGAGGTTGA
- a CDS encoding ferredoxin family protein, producing MQVQVRKEFCKGCNLCVVVCPTRSFEEGEDISERGYFPPVVAHPEKCPNFKRKTKKNAVCEMCILTCPDQALRWDEEAGAEP from the coding sequence ATGCAGGTCCAAGTGAGAAAGGAATTCTGCAAAGGATGCAACTTGTGCGTGGTGGTCTGCCCGACACGTTCGTTCGAGGAGGGTGAGGACATCAGCGAGAGAGGCTACTTCCCTCCTGTCGTCGCCCATCCTGAGAAATGCCCCAACTTCAAGCGCAAGACGAAGAAGAACGCGGTGTGCGAGATGTGCATCCTGACGTGCCCGGACCAGGCGCTCCGCTGGGATGAAGAGGCGGGGGCAGAGCCGTGA
- a CDS encoding aldo/keto reductase, producing MEIRTLGRSDLKVSAVGLGAWSWGSTRYWEYGRSYRKEDIAQAIEKAVEMGIDLLDTAEVYGGGASERLIGELVPKDDFYIASKYAPLHLLPSSVLTHAERSRKRLQVEAIDLYQVHFHNPLLSLRATMRNLEKLVREGKIRHIGVSNFNVQTLEKARSYLSRCDVVSNQVHFNLANRAPERNGMLDYCRKERLSIIAWSPLQQGVLTGKYAPGKRPGGWRARTRYFRNSHLKAVQPVLQVLEECSKAHGRTTAQGALAWLLRHPEVVIIPGANRAQQVEMNAGAVGWSFTQAELDRLDQTSAKFER from the coding sequence ATGGAGATTCGCACCCTGGGAAGGAGCGATTTGAAGGTGTCCGCCGTTGGCCTAGGGGCGTGGTCCTGGGGTTCGACGAGATATTGGGAATATGGGAGAAGCTATCGCAAGGAGGATATCGCCCAGGCCATCGAGAAAGCGGTGGAGATGGGCATCGACCTCCTCGATACGGCCGAGGTGTATGGAGGGGGTGCCTCGGAGCGTCTGATCGGTGAGCTCGTTCCCAAAGATGATTTCTATATTGCCAGCAAGTACGCTCCCTTGCACCTCCTGCCCTCTTCCGTCCTCACTCACGCCGAGAGAAGCCGCAAGCGTCTGCAAGTGGAGGCCATCGACCTCTACCAGGTCCATTTCCACAATCCGCTGCTCTCCCTCCGGGCAACGATGCGCAATTTGGAGAAGTTGGTCAGGGAGGGCAAGATCAGGCACATCGGCGTGAGCAATTTCAACGTGCAAACACTGGAGAAGGCCCGTTCCTACCTCTCGCGCTGCGACGTCGTCTCCAACCAGGTGCACTTCAATCTCGCAAATCGCGCGCCGGAAAGGAATGGCATGCTCGACTATTGCCGAAAGGAAAGGCTCTCTATCATCGCCTGGAGCCCTCTGCAACAAGGAGTGCTGACCGGCAAGTATGCTCCGGGCAAGAGGCCGGGAGGCTGGCGGGCCAGAACCCGTTACTTCCGCAATTCCCATCTGAAGGCGGTGCAGCCGGTGCTTCAGGTTCTCGAAGAATGCTCGAAAGCGCATGGCAGGACGACGGCCCAAGGTGCCCTGGCTTGGCTGCTTCGTCATCCAGAGGTGGTGATCATCCCTGGCGCGAACCGAGCGCAGCAGGTGGAGATGAACGCCGGGGCGGTCGGCTGGAGCTTCACCCAAGCGGAGCTGGACCGGCTCGATCAAACGTCGGCGAAGTTCGAGAGATGA
- the nadA gene encoding quinolinate synthase NadA — MRVEDRIRELKAQRKAVILAHNYQRPEVQDMADFVGDSLGLSMQAAETDADVIVFCGVDFMAESAKVLNPEKKVLIPEKDAQCPMAAMLDVSGLLDMKRKHPGAAVVSYVNTTAAAKAESDICCTSSNAVKVVRSLDASKIIFVPDENLGKWVQRSVPDKEFVFWPGYCPTHDSISPEMIRAAKNRHPGAKVLAHPECRPAVLDLADAVRSTEGMIRFVKESEAREFIIATEQELLHRLKKEAPGKVFHSIPGALCPNMKKITLGSVLRSLEEMNYEVELPEDVMHRARFPLEKMMQVGRGD, encoded by the coding sequence ATGCGTGTCGAGGATCGCATCCGGGAGCTCAAAGCGCAGAGGAAAGCGGTCATCCTGGCTCACAACTATCAGAGGCCGGAGGTGCAGGACATGGCGGACTTCGTGGGCGATTCTCTCGGGCTCTCCATGCAAGCCGCCGAGACCGATGCCGACGTCATCGTCTTCTGCGGGGTGGATTTCATGGCGGAGAGCGCGAAGGTCTTGAACCCCGAGAAGAAGGTGCTGATACCGGAGAAGGATGCCCAGTGCCCTATGGCCGCCATGCTCGACGTGTCTGGACTGCTCGATATGAAAAGGAAGCATCCTGGCGCCGCGGTCGTCAGCTACGTCAACACCACGGCCGCCGCCAAGGCCGAGTCGGACATCTGCTGCACCTCCTCTAACGCGGTGAAAGTCGTGAGGTCCCTCGACGCCAGCAAGATCATCTTCGTGCCGGACGAGAACCTCGGCAAGTGGGTGCAGCGTTCCGTTCCGGACAAGGAGTTCGTTTTCTGGCCTGGCTATTGCCCAACCCATGATTCCATCTCTCCGGAGATGATACGCGCGGCGAAGAACAGGCATCCGGGAGCGAAGGTGCTCGCTCATCCCGAATGCCGGCCGGCCGTGCTCGACCTGGCGGATGCGGTCCGCTCCACCGAGGGAATGATCCGGTTCGTGAAGGAGAGCGAAGCCAGAGAGTTCATCATCGCCACCGAGCAGGAGCTCCTGCACCGCCTGAAGAAGGAGGCGCCAGGGAAGGTCTTCCATTCCATCCCCGGGGCGCTTTGCCCGAACATGAAGAAGATCACTCTGGGTTCAGTTCTACGTTCCCTGGAGGAGATGAATTACGAGGTCGAGCTGCCCGAGGACGTAATGCACAGGGCTCGATTCCCCCTAGAGAAGATGATGCAGGTGGGACGCGGGGACTGA
- a CDS encoding LysE family transporter: protein MTPADNPVLFLATIAFVSLSGVMAPGPIFATTVAKGYGDVRAGIKIATGHAVIEVPLIVAIFLGLDTVLRNDMVFFVIGLVGGIILLYMGYDLIRTRDTQLKEADAAGKGSFLSGIVMTAANPYFILWWATVGAALIAGAVEFGLIMLPLFIIVHLACDYAWYSLVSVAVFKTKEAWSQKWHKWLFVASGAIMLFFGIYFLASSLGNLM from the coding sequence ATGACGCCCGCTGACAATCCTGTACTGTTCCTGGCCACCATCGCCTTCGTCTCACTGTCAGGAGTGATGGCCCCGGGACCGATCTTCGCCACCACCGTGGCCAAGGGCTATGGCGACGTCAGAGCGGGGATCAAGATCGCCACCGGACACGCGGTCATAGAGGTGCCCCTCATCGTAGCGATATTCCTAGGCCTGGACACGGTGCTCCGCAACGATATGGTCTTCTTCGTCATCGGCCTCGTGGGAGGCATCATATTGCTCTACATGGGCTACGACCTGATCCGCACCCGGGACACGCAGTTGAAGGAAGCGGATGCAGCGGGCAAAGGGTCCTTCCTCTCAGGCATAGTCATGACCGCCGCCAACCCCTATTTCATCCTATGGTGGGCGACGGTGGGAGCGGCGCTCATCGCGGGAGCGGTGGAGTTCGGCCTGATCATGCTGCCCCTGTTCATCATCGTGCATCTGGCCTGCGACTACGCTTGGTACTCATTGGTCTCGGTGGCGGTCTTCAAGACCAAGGAGGCCTGGAGCCAGAAATGGCACAAATGGCTGTTCGTGGCCTCAGGAGCGATCATGCTCTTCTTCGGAATCTACTTCTTGGCCAGCTCGCTTGGCAACCTGATGTGA
- a CDS encoding Lrp/AsnC ligand binding domain-containing protein yields the protein MPTAIVLVNAEIGKEADILNELCALPEVEKAFLVYGVYDVVARVKAETMESLENSITLKVRKIAGIRSTLTLIVSRECK from the coding sequence ATGCCAACGGCGATCGTCTTGGTCAACGCGGAGATCGGCAAGGAGGCGGACATCCTGAATGAGCTCTGCGCCCTGCCTGAGGTGGAGAAAGCGTTCCTGGTCTACGGGGTCTATGACGTCGTTGCCAGGGTGAAAGCGGAGACCATGGAGTCCCTGGAGAACAGCATCACCCTGAAGGTGCGGAAGATCGCCGGGATAAGGTCCACGCTGACGCTGATCGTAAGCCGCGAGTGCAAATAG
- a CDS encoding RusA family crossover junction endodeoxyribonuclease — protein sequence MSGEGSIQEKTSSDSMMFQGPMPEEGGYDRSPIDDLDPQEEGSQADRISFFVAGDPQPKGSTRSFYVKKLDRVVTTTTNRNTKQWQLRVATEAQRANEARRISFYSNDGDCAYEVEAEFVFSRPKSLPKRVHQNTRRPDLDKLVRAVLDGLANVILPDDSQVVRIVTKKRYGGPGEIPGAKITIIRLE from the coding sequence ATGAGCGGCGAAGGTTCCATTCAGGAGAAGACTTCAAGCGATAGCATGATGTTCCAGGGACCGATGCCGGAAGAGGGCGGATATGACCGAAGCCCGATTGATGACCTCGACCCTCAAGAAGAGGGATCGCAGGCCGATCGCATCTCTTTCTTCGTGGCCGGAGACCCGCAGCCCAAAGGTAGCACGCGCTCGTTCTACGTCAAGAAGCTGGATCGGGTGGTCACCACGACCACGAACCGGAACACCAAGCAATGGCAGCTTCGGGTGGCCACGGAGGCCCAGAGGGCCAATGAGGCACGCAGGATCTCCTTCTACTCCAATGATGGCGACTGTGCCTACGAAGTGGAGGCGGAGTTCGTTTTCTCCCGCCCGAAGAGCCTTCCCAAGCGGGTCCACCAGAACACACGCCGCCCTGATCTGGACAAGCTCGTTCGGGCCGTGCTCGACGGCCTCGCCAATGTGATCCTGCCTGACGACTCGCAGGTCGTGAGGATAGTGACCAAGAAGCGCTACGGAGGGCCGGGAGAGATCCCTGGCGCCAAGATCACCATCATCAGATTGGAATGA
- the aspS gene encoding aspartate--tRNA(Asn) ligase, producing MNETAPMRDSKSITANDFDKDVCVEGWVQDTRALGGIAFVILRDRHGVIQVAVPKKKVTPELFAGITTVPRESVLRVTGAVKQSQQARAGYELIPSSYEVVSTAHSPLPMGVVDKVSVETETRFNHRFMDLRKPEVRAVFELKSMALQLIDHYLVENGFVEVFTPKIVASGAEGGATLFKIDYFGKEAYLAQSPQLYKQMLMSTGLDRVFEIGPAFRAEPSDTIRHVSEFISFDAEMAHIRSMRDVLDVLEGCVQYTLKGIAEQGQDLLSKANAEIKLPKTPYPVITYSDALDLVNREGCKMAKGEDLGTEGEKALGDVMAAKGYDVYWITEYPEEAKPFYIMERDGTPFSFSFDLDYRGQEIASGGQREHRYDRLVERMGKKGLEPSSFDFYLNAFAYGMPPHGGWGLGVERLLQKMLGLPNIRETILFPRDRNRLSP from the coding sequence ATGAACGAGACGGCACCGATGCGCGACTCGAAGAGCATCACTGCGAACGACTTCGACAAAGATGTCTGCGTCGAGGGGTGGGTGCAAGACACCCGAGCCTTGGGCGGCATAGCGTTCGTCATCCTTCGCGATCGACACGGAGTGATACAGGTAGCGGTGCCGAAGAAGAAGGTCACGCCCGAGCTTTTCGCTGGCATCACCACGGTGCCAAGAGAATCGGTCCTGCGCGTCACCGGCGCAGTCAAGCAGAGCCAGCAGGCTCGGGCCGGATATGAGCTCATTCCCTCTTCCTACGAGGTGGTCTCCACCGCCCATTCCCCATTGCCTATGGGCGTTGTGGACAAGGTCTCGGTGGAGACGGAGACGCGGTTCAACCACCGCTTCATGGACCTGCGCAAGCCAGAAGTGAGGGCGGTGTTCGAGCTGAAGTCCATGGCATTGCAGCTCATCGATCACTATCTGGTGGAGAATGGCTTCGTGGAGGTATTCACGCCCAAGATCGTGGCCTCCGGAGCAGAGGGGGGAGCAACGCTCTTCAAGATCGACTATTTCGGCAAGGAAGCCTACTTGGCGCAAAGCCCACAGCTGTACAAGCAGATGCTCATGTCCACCGGCCTGGACCGGGTGTTCGAGATCGGCCCCGCTTTCCGAGCCGAGCCATCGGACACCATCCGCCACGTCTCGGAGTTCATCAGCTTCGACGCGGAGATGGCGCACATCCGCTCCATGCGGGATGTGCTTGATGTGCTGGAGGGCTGCGTCCAATACACCTTGAAGGGAATAGCAGAGCAGGGCCAGGACCTGCTGTCGAAGGCGAACGCCGAGATCAAGCTGCCGAAGACACCCTATCCCGTGATCACCTACTCGGATGCTCTGGACCTGGTGAACAGGGAAGGATGCAAGATGGCCAAGGGAGAGGATCTGGGCACCGAAGGAGAGAAGGCCCTAGGGGACGTCATGGCAGCGAAAGGCTACGACGTCTACTGGATCACCGAATATCCCGAAGAGGCCAAACCCTTCTATATCATGGAGAGGGACGGCACGCCCTTCTCATTCTCCTTCGATCTGGACTACCGAGGACAGGAGATCGCCTCTGGTGGACAAAGGGAGCATCGCTACGACCGCTTGGTGGAGCGCATGGGCAAGAAAGGGCTGGAACCAAGCTCTTTCGATTTCTATCTGAACGCGTTCGCTTACGGTATGCCCCCGCATGGAGGCTGGGGATTGGGGGTGGAGAGGTTGCTGCAGAAGATGCTCGGCCTCCCTAACATACGCGAGACCATCCTCTTCCCCCGGGACCGCAACCGTTTGTCGCCTTGA
- a CDS encoding ferredoxin has protein sequence MPVKVKIDHDACTACGLCYNDECPDVFEEGEDGNSSLKAPFRKGGPTDGEIPDDKKACAQSASDACPVSAISLE, from the coding sequence ATGCCGGTCAAGGTAAAGATCGATCACGATGCGTGCACTGCATGTGGATTGTGCTACAATGATGAATGCCCGGACGTCTTCGAAGAGGGCGAAGACGGCAACTCCTCGCTGAAGGCACCTTTCAGGAAGGGAGGCCCGACCGACGGGGAAATCCCAGATGACAAGAAGGCGTGCGCACAGTCCGCCTCCGACGCCTGCCCCGTCTCCGCCATCTCGTTGGAATGA
- a CDS encoding fructose-1,6-bisphosphatase — translation MVNKVTVSVIKADVGSVVGHSRPHPKMMALCEDVLREGMKADVINDFFVTRVGDDINLFMAHGKGENHKDVHGLAWEAFMTASKAAKDMKLYAAGQDILKDAFSGNVRGAGPGAAEMEFVERGSEPVLFFMADKTEPSAYSLPLTRIFMDPFTTTGLVIDPRMHVGFKFEIVDVFKCKKIVMSSPEESYDILSLLGDTTRYAIKRIFSKDASIGVASVVSTEKLNVCAGKYVGKDDPVCVVRCQSGLPAVGEVLQPYMFPQLVAGWMRGSHYGAWYPCSVEDSDPSYFDGPPRVVCLGLQISNGKFQGLEEPGSSPGVHRPVDFFAGSVWDEARRKAVKVSIYIRQHGPFMPGILGPEEMEYTTRPAVLEKLTKRMEDID, via the coding sequence ATGGTCAACAAAGTGACGGTTTCGGTTATCAAGGCTGACGTGGGCTCGGTGGTCGGTCACTCCCGACCCCACCCCAAGATGATGGCGCTGTGCGAGGACGTCCTTCGGGAGGGCATGAAGGCGGACGTCATTAACGACTTCTTCGTCACCCGGGTGGGCGACGACATCAACCTGTTCATGGCTCACGGGAAAGGAGAGAATCACAAGGACGTCCACGGACTGGCCTGGGAGGCCTTCATGACCGCGTCCAAGGCCGCCAAGGACATGAAGCTTTACGCCGCCGGCCAGGACATCCTCAAGGATGCCTTCTCCGGGAACGTCCGAGGTGCGGGACCGGGAGCCGCCGAGATGGAGTTCGTGGAACGCGGCTCGGAACCGGTCCTCTTCTTCATGGCGGACAAGACCGAACCCTCTGCCTATTCCCTTCCGCTCACGCGCATCTTCATGGATCCGTTCACCACCACTGGCCTGGTCATCGACCCTCGAATGCATGTAGGCTTCAAATTCGAGATCGTGGACGTGTTCAAGTGCAAGAAGATCGTCATGTCCTCTCCTGAGGAAAGCTATGACATCCTCAGCTTGCTCGGGGACACGACCAGATACGCCATCAAACGCATATTTAGCAAGGATGCATCTATCGGAGTGGCGTCGGTGGTCAGCACCGAGAAGCTGAACGTTTGCGCCGGCAAGTATGTGGGCAAGGATGACCCGGTCTGTGTAGTGCGCTGCCAGAGCGGTCTTCCGGCGGTGGGCGAGGTCCTGCAACCTTATATGTTCCCTCAGCTGGTCGCGGGATGGATGCGCGGTTCTCACTATGGCGCTTGGTACCCATGCTCCGTGGAGGATTCCGACCCCTCCTACTTCGATGGTCCTCCCCGTGTCGTGTGCTTGGGATTGCAGATCAGCAACGGCAAGTTCCAGGGCCTGGAGGAGCCGGGATCATCTCCCGGAGTGCACAGGCCGGTGGACTTCTTCGCCGGCAGCGTATGGGACGAAGCTCGACGGAAAGCAGTCAAGGTCAGCATCTACATCCGCCAGCACGGCCCGTTCATGCCTGGCATCCTCGGCCCCGAGGAGATGGAGTACACCACCCGTCCCGCGGTCCTGGAGAAGCTGACCAAAAGGATGGAAGACATTGACTGA
- the tpiA gene encoding triose-phosphate isomerase — MTELRTPAVIINFKVYREVEGKKALALSKLCQDVAETSGVNIVVCPPTVELSAVVHGTKLPVMAQHVDPKDPGSATGWVTAEMVKAAGAVGTLINHSEHRLPEEAIAQVIGSCRKNRLISCVCADTSETSGFLAKLGPDMIAIEPPELIGGEVSVTNARPEVVERAVAAVHRVDAGIVVLCGAGVKTGEDVKRAIQLGAKGVLLASGVVKAKDPRAALEDLVRYI; from the coding sequence TTGACTGAGCTCCGCACCCCGGCGGTCATCATCAATTTCAAGGTCTACCGCGAGGTGGAGGGGAAGAAAGCTCTGGCTCTCTCCAAGCTCTGCCAGGACGTGGCCGAGACTTCGGGCGTGAACATCGTTGTCTGCCCTCCAACAGTGGAGCTTTCCGCGGTGGTCCACGGGACCAAGCTACCGGTTATGGCGCAGCATGTTGATCCGAAAGACCCCGGCTCGGCCACGGGCTGGGTGACCGCGGAAATGGTGAAGGCGGCAGGCGCGGTCGGCACGCTCATCAATCATTCCGAGCATAGACTACCCGAGGAAGCGATCGCCCAGGTCATCGGCTCCTGCAGAAAGAACAGGCTCATATCCTGCGTCTGCGCCGATACCTCGGAGACATCCGGCTTCCTGGCCAAGCTCGGTCCGGACATGATCGCGATCGAACCCCCTGAGCTCATCGGAGGGGAGGTATCGGTCACCAACGCCAGGCCAGAGGTGGTGGAGAGGGCGGTAGCGGCGGTGCATCGGGTGGACGCTGGCATAGTCGTTCTGTGCGGGGCCGGGGTGAAGACCGGCGAGGACGTCAAGCGAGCCATCCAGCTCGGCGCCAAAGGCGTGCTCCTGGCCTCCGGAGTAGTCAAGGCCAAGGACCCGAGAGCGGCGCTCGAGGACCTTGTACGTTACATCTGA
- a CDS encoding phospholipase D-like domain-containing protein, with product MRGTFCIVALFFILPTMHVALSSPSASGEMMQERSLDYGLVRIHAILPDFACESVTIINLGKGTVDLDRWTVSDGEGWLTFRAGVVLGPEERLSLCSNSSMQLRLDPGVRAISFVSTELDRKGRFALADQGDEVQLLGADGSLQDVIPYGATEHQGPGWVGPPVAKPGPGRWLVRTGGSDTDSSIDWLAGTPGRSNFDEEYREAYVEPFLCPDNARSRLLREIHYAQKNVSIAIYEIGDEAVGRELLRARARGVEVRLLVEGQPVGGIPSTETRLLSALQAHGCDVHLIKAFDGYRRYDFVHCKYAVIDARRLLVTSENWMHDSLNGNRGWGVSVEDESLARYFLRVFEADYSLDRLDVVRPEFSEPFELASGPGWQGDDGNEPSPASWAGVTTVLSPENSLEILRGMVRSASTRVLVEQFYCEPALLHDDGLVSDLLEVARRGVLVQVLLDGSWYNTGDGGKNSEVVKYLGNLAESFQLPNLQARLSTPYHGFEVIHNKGMIVDDSVLVSSINWGSGPFDRNREVGLMIESGPVADFFAHAFEGDWVPDPSLPAIIDIPDSVDLAAGLHLVLNASNCYDPAGIVSYLWDVGADGSCEWNGALCYLEITGDVLVRLTVVDSYNNTASKDIRVHVIRSQAIVSDGSIYLTLLASIPLVWAARKRIKRNRTDGERRAAPSLRAPRPRAGVQPGLQGAQRDLLHHGVHRSLRLLARRIDRIGGGWGHHRVRLRHHGLSGGGAHPHVGRRTSTSNERARQPALPVVRAGVRQQGHQDRGPGGASEQPPRHKVLPEAGVPDHGKDRFVLHKR from the coding sequence ATGAGGGGCACGTTCTGCATAGTCGCCTTGTTTTTCATCCTCCCCACCATGCACGTCGCCCTCTCATCACCTAGCGCTTCCGGTGAGATGATGCAGGAACGCTCCCTTGACTACGGTCTTGTGCGCATCCATGCCATCCTTCCGGATTTCGCCTGTGAGTCGGTGACCATCATCAACCTGGGCAAGGGGACGGTGGACCTGGATCGATGGACGGTCTCCGACGGCGAAGGATGGCTCACTTTCCGAGCGGGCGTTGTCCTGGGACCCGAGGAGAGGCTCTCGCTCTGCTCCAATTCTTCTATGCAGCTCCGGCTGGATCCAGGGGTACGCGCCATCTCCTTCGTTTCGACCGAGCTGGATAGGAAGGGGCGATTCGCCCTGGCCGACCAAGGCGATGAGGTCCAGCTTCTGGGGGCGGATGGTTCTTTGCAGGACGTCATTCCATATGGTGCGACGGAGCACCAAGGACCAGGGTGGGTAGGCCCGCCGGTGGCCAAGCCGGGCCCGGGGCGGTGGCTGGTCCGGACCGGAGGCTCGGACACGGACAGCTCGATCGATTGGCTTGCTGGGACGCCGGGGCGCTCGAACTTCGATGAGGAATATCGAGAGGCTTATGTGGAGCCTTTCCTCTGTCCAGACAACGCTAGATCGAGGTTGCTGCGGGAGATCCACTACGCACAGAAGAACGTGAGCATCGCCATCTACGAGATCGGGGATGAGGCGGTGGGCAGAGAGCTGCTCCGAGCGAGGGCGCGAGGAGTGGAAGTCCGCCTGTTGGTGGAAGGACAGCCGGTGGGCGGCATCCCTTCGACCGAGACCCGTCTGCTATCTGCTCTACAGGCCCACGGCTGCGACGTGCACCTGATCAAAGCCTTCGACGGCTATCGGCGGTACGACTTCGTGCACTGCAAATATGCGGTCATCGACGCCCGTCGCCTATTGGTCACATCAGAGAACTGGATGCATGATTCGCTGAACGGCAACCGAGGATGGGGCGTGAGCGTGGAGGACGAGTCCCTAGCCAGATACTTCCTCAGGGTCTTCGAGGCTGATTACTCATTAGACCGTTTGGACGTGGTCCGTCCGGAATTCAGTGAACCCTTTGAGCTGGCATCCGGTCCAGGATGGCAAGGGGACGATGGGAACGAGCCATCTCCGGCCTCTTGGGCAGGCGTAACCACAGTCCTCTCTCCGGAGAATTCCTTGGAAATCCTGCGGGGCATGGTGAGAAGCGCTAGCACGAGGGTTCTGGTGGAGCAATTCTACTGCGAACCCGCGTTGCTCCATGACGACGGTTTGGTTTCCGACCTGCTGGAGGTGGCCCGTCGTGGCGTCCTGGTCCAGGTGCTGCTTGACGGCTCCTGGTACAACACGGGGGATGGCGGTAAGAACTCTGAGGTGGTGAAGTATTTGGGCAACCTGGCAGAGAGCTTTCAACTTCCAAACCTCCAAGCGCGCCTCTCCACCCCGTACCATGGCTTCGAGGTCATCCACAACAAGGGGATGATCGTCGATGACTCGGTGCTGGTTTCCAGCATCAATTGGGGCAGCGGGCCGTTCGATCGCAACCGCGAGGTCGGTCTCATGATCGAATCCGGGCCGGTAGCGGATTTCTTCGCTCATGCTTTCGAGGGGGACTGGGTGCCTGATCCGAGCCTGCCAGCCATCATCGATATCCCAGATTCGGTGGACCTGGCCGCTGGATTGCACCTGGTGCTCAACGCCAGCAATTGCTACGATCCCGCGGGCATCGTATCCTATTTGTGGGACGTGGGCGCGGACGGCAGCTGCGAATGGAATGGAGCCTTGTGCTACCTGGAAATCACCGGCGATGTTCTGGTCAGGCTGACCGTGGTCGATAGCTACAACAACACCGCCAGCAAGGACATCAGGGTGCATGTTATCCGCTCTCAGGCCATCGTCTCCGATGGTTCGATCTACCTGACGCTCTTGGCGAGCATTCCCTTGGTCTGGGCAGCGCGGAAAAGGATTAAGAGGAATCGCACCGATGGCGAGCGCCGTGCGGCTCCGTCCCTTCGAGCACCGCGACCTCGGGCAGGTGTACAACCTGGCCTGCAAGGCGCTCAACGAGACCTACTCCATCACGGTGTTCACCGATCTCTACGCCTACTGGCCAGGAGGATTGATCGTATTGGAGGAGGGTGGGGACATCATCGGGTTCGTCTTCGGCATCATGGTCTCTCGGGCGGAGGCGCGCATCCTCATGTTGGCCGTCGAACCTCCACATCGAATGAGAGGGCTAGGCAGCCTGCTCTACCGGTCGTTCGAGCGGGAGTGCGCCAACAAGGGCATCAGGACCGTGGGCCTGGAGGTGCGAGTGAGCAACCTCCCCGCCATAAGGTTCTACCAGAAGCTGGGGTTCCAGATCACGGGAAGGATCGATTCGTACTACACAAACGGTGA